A segment of the Methylomonas paludis genome:
ATATCGCTGCGCGCCAGCCCGGCCCCCAAAGCAAAATTATGCTGGGTAAACCGGCTGTCTCTAGCCTGCTTGACATAGGTGCCGCCAAAATGGGTGGCTTTAGCGGCTTCGGCTTGCAGTTTATACAAAGTCAATTCGGCATCGGCCTCCAGAAAGCATTCATTAACAGCCGTGGTTAAATACGTCTCACTACTGCCGACATAGGTTTCCAGTACTTCCAGTTGAGCACCACTGTGCACATGCAGGACATTGCGCGTGGCCGCCAGTGCATTGACATCAGTGACGATATGGATAATCTGAATGGTTTTATTCAGCACCGTGCCGGGCGCAACATCCAGCCATACGCCATCAGTGAACCAGGCAGCATTGAAAGCAATCATGCTGTGTTCGCTGGTAAGGGCAGCCTTGCCCAACAGATTTTGCAGGTCAGCGTTTGGGTTTTGCAGGGCTAGCGCGATGCTTTGCAGGCTAACCCCATCCGGTAAGCCGTCCAGACGAGATAAAGACTGGACCAGACGGCCATTGACCAGTACTACACTCCAGGCATCAGCCAGCCGATACGCCGTCAGGCTGGTTTCCGCCAGCAGTTGGGCGGCCACAGGCTGATACAGGGTTTTATTGAGCGCGGCCAGATTGGTGTAGCGCCATTCTTCTTCACGGATAGTGGGAAAGCCGTGACTGCTGAATTCTTGCCAGGCGGACTGACGGAAAGCCTGCAGCCACAGGCCGGTTTCATCTGCCAAATCCGCTGCATATTGCGGATAAGCAGTTAAATACGTTTGATGTGCGGGTTGGGTAATCATTATGCCGCCTGCCCTTCCAGCCAACTGTAGCCTTTTTCTTCCAACTCCAGTGCCAGTTCAGGGCCGCCGGATTTGACGATGCGACCCGCGGCTAGGACATGCACCACATCGGGCACGATATAGTCGAGCAGTCGTTGGTAATGGGTTATCATTAAAAACGAGCGTTCAGTGGAACGCAAAGAGTTGACGCCTTCGGCAACAATACGCAGTGCGTCGATATCCAGGCCGGAGTCTGTTTCATCAAGAATACACAATTTAGGCTCCAGAATGGCAGCCTGCAATATTTCATTGCGTTTCTTCTCGCCGCCGGAAAAACCTTCATTGACTGCCCGGTACAGAAATTTTTCGTCCATTTCCAACAGTTTTAATTTGGTTTTGACCAGCGTCAAAAAATCCATGGCATCCACTTCCGGCAAGCCCTGATGCTTACGCATGGCGTTCAGAGCGGCTTTCAGCAGGTAGACGTTGCTAACGCCGGGAATTTCCACCGGATATTGAAATGCCAGAAACACGCCGAGCCGGGCGCGGATTTCCGGCGCTAGTGCCAGCAAGTCTGCGCCAAAATAACTGACACTGCCGGCAGTAACGGTATAACCAGCCTTGCCGGACAATACATGCGACAAGGTACTTTTACCGGCACCATTGGGACCCATGATGGCATGGACTTCACCGGGATTGATTTCCAGATTTAAGCCTTGCAGTATGGGTTTGTCGCCGACGCTGACATGTAAATTTTTGATACTAAGCATCAAGATACCTTAAATAAACTAGAGATAAACAAATAGAGTTCCTTACGGATGTGCGACACAGCGCACATCAGAGCTATGCTGCCTGACTAGCCGACTGACCCTTCCAGACTAATACCCAATAAAGCCTGGGCTTCCACAGCGAATTCCATCGGTAACTCCTTGAATACCGCCTTGCAGAAGCCGTTAACAATCATGGACACCGCATCTTCCGCGGACAGACCGCGCTGCTGACAGAAGAACAATTGATCTTCACTGATTTTACTGGTGGTAGCTTCGTGTTCCACCTGGGCGCTGGGTTGCTTGACTTCGACATAGGGAAAAGTATGAGCTCCGCAGCGATCACCCACCAGTAAGGAGTCGCATTGAGTATGGTTACGAGCATTTTCTGCAGACTTGGCTATTTTCACCAATCCACGATAAGTGTTTTGCGCTTTGCCGGCAGAAATACCTTTGGAAACAATTGTGCTGCGGGTATTTTTGCCAATATGTATCATTTTGGTGCCGGTATCGGCCTGTTGCAGATTATTGGTCAGCGCCACGGAATAAAATTCACCAACCGAATCATCGCCCAATAATACGCAGCTGGGATATTTCCAGGTAATGGCCGAGCCGGTTTCGACCTGAGTCCAGGAAACTTTGGCATTACGGCCCCGACATTCGGCGCGTTTGGTAACAAAATTATAGATGCCGCCTACGCCGTTTTTATCACCGGGATACCAGTTTTGCACGGTGGAATATTTAATGGTGGCGTTGTCCAGCGCCACCAGTTCCACTACGGCGGCATGTAACTGGTTTTCGTCACGCATAGGCGCGGTGCAACCTTCCAGATAGGAAACATGCGAATCGGCATCGGCGATGATCAAGGTACGTTCAAACTGGCCGGTGTTAGCGGCGTTGATGCGGAAATATGTGGATAACTCCATCGGACAGCGTACGCCTTTGGGAATATACACAAAAGAGCCATCGGTAAACACGGCGGCATTCAGCGCGGCAAAAAAGTTGTCGCCGGGCGGGACTACGGTACCCAGATATTGCTGCACCAGAGCAGGATGCTCTTGCAGCGCTTCGGAGATAGGGCAAAAAATCACCCCGGCTTCCTTGAGTTTACCTTTAAAGGTTGTGGCTACCGACACACTGTCGAATACGGCATCTACTGCAATACCTGCCAGACGTTCCTGCTCATCCAGCGGGATACCCAATTTTTTATAGGTATCCAGCAATTCAGGATCAACTTCATCCAAGGATTTTGGCCCGGCTTTTTTGGATTTAGGTGC
Coding sequences within it:
- the sufD gene encoding Fe-S cluster assembly protein SufD; this translates as MITQPAHQTYLTAYPQYAADLADETGLWLQAFRQSAWQEFSSHGFPTIREEEWRYTNLAALNKTLYQPVAAQLLAETSLTAYRLADAWSVVLVNGRLVQSLSRLDGLPDGVSLQSIALALQNPNADLQNLLGKAALTSEHSMIAFNAAWFTDGVWLDVAPGTVLNKTIQIIHIVTDVNALAATRNVLHVHSGAQLEVLETYVGSSETYLTTAVNECFLEADAELTLYKLQAEAAKATHFGGTYVKQARDSRFTQHNFALGAGLARSDIHSDLDFAAECRLNGLTVASQRQHIDNHTRINHNQPQGISREYYKAVLDQRARGVFQGRVVVAEQAQKTDSEMNNRNLLLSADAEVDSKPQLEIYADDVKCSHGLTVGQLDEKSVFYLQSRGIDHLSARHILTFAFANEMLDKVDNPSLKAQLFQVLLTHFPAISADISLALDL
- the sufC gene encoding Fe-S cluster assembly ATPase SufC; this translates as MLSIKNLHVSVGDKPILQGLNLEINPGEVHAIMGPNGAGKSTLSHVLSGKAGYTVTAGSVSYFGADLLALAPEIRARLGVFLAFQYPVEIPGVSNVYLLKAALNAMRKHQGLPEVDAMDFLTLVKTKLKLLEMDEKFLYRAVNEGFSGGEKKRNEILQAAILEPKLCILDETDSGLDIDALRIVAEGVNSLRSTERSFLMITHYQRLLDYIVPDVVHVLAAGRIVKSGGPELALELEEKGYSWLEGQAA
- the sufB gene encoding Fe-S cluster assembly protein SufB, which gives rise to MSSSAQEIENLITQDYKPGFFTDLEVDTFPPGLNEDVIRRLSKVKNEPEFMLEYRLKAFRHWQTMPSPNWAQLNIDPIDYQAISYYSAPKSKKAGPKSLDEVDPELLDTYKKLGIPLDEQERLAGIAVDAVFDSVSVATTFKGKLKEAGVIFCPISEALQEHPALVQQYLGTVVPPGDNFFAALNAAVFTDGSFVYIPKGVRCPMELSTYFRINAANTGQFERTLIIADADSHVSYLEGCTAPMRDENQLHAAVVELVALDNATIKYSTVQNWYPGDKNGVGGIYNFVTKRAECRGRNAKVSWTQVETGSAITWKYPSCVLLGDDSVGEFYSVALTNNLQQADTGTKMIHIGKNTRSTIVSKGISAGKAQNTYRGLVKIAKSAENARNHTQCDSLLVGDRCGAHTFPYVEVKQPSAQVEHEATTSKISEDQLFFCQQRGLSAEDAVSMIVNGFCKAVFKELPMEFAVEAQALLGISLEGSVG